Proteins encoded within one genomic window of Haladaptatus sp. QDMS2:
- a CDS encoding DUF3054 domain-containing protein, with amino-acid sequence MSDTASARVAATPRTALLALGDLALIALFVFLGQQEHGTEGLLMVAAPFLIGWLLVAPLVGLYDGRQYDLKTTVGLTAGAWVGAALIGQALRATEFFPGGLAIAFVIVSIVVGLVLLVPFRALVAYAT; translated from the coding sequence ATGAGTGACACCGCCTCCGCCCGTGTCGCTGCGACGCCTCGAACCGCCCTGCTCGCGCTCGGTGACCTCGCCCTCATCGCCCTGTTCGTCTTCCTCGGCCAACAGGAACACGGCACCGAGGGCCTGCTCATGGTCGCCGCGCCGTTCCTCATCGGCTGGCTCCTCGTCGCTCCGCTCGTCGGCCTCTACGACGGCCGCCAGTACGACCTGAAGACAACCGTCGGCCTCACGGCCGGGGCTTGGGTCGGCGCGGCGCTGATTGGGCAGGCGCTCCGTGCGACAGAATTCTTCCCCGGTGGCTTGGCCATCGCCTTCGTCATCGTCTCGATTGTGGTCGGTCTCGTGCTGCTCGTCCCCTTCCGGGCGCTCGTGGCCTACGCGACTTGA
- a CDS encoding class I SAM-dependent methyltransferase, protein MHGGRDVTLFDRFAPLYERAMPAADRDVLEAGLAYATRPVTRLLDVGGGTGRASRALSVPEPVVVDAAGGMLREATTRGLAAVQGDATRLPVQTASVDAVVIVDALHHMPRHRAVIAEAARVLRPGGVLVVREFDPETLRGRALVAVERLVGFDSTFDTPHELAGLMKAAGLEPAVPDTGFGFTVVGRMTESETHIVSES, encoded by the coding sequence ATGCACGGTGGACGTGATGTCACGCTCTTCGACCGATTCGCTCCGCTCTACGAACGGGCCATGCCCGCTGCCGACCGCGACGTGCTCGAAGCGGGACTCGCGTATGCGACCCGCCCAGTCACGCGTCTGCTCGACGTTGGCGGGGGCACGGGACGGGCCTCGCGGGCGCTCTCGGTCCCAGAACCCGTCGTCGTCGATGCGGCAGGCGGAATGCTTCGTGAGGCGACCACGCGCGGACTCGCCGCCGTCCAGGGCGACGCGACCCGGTTGCCGGTGCAGACGGCGAGCGTGGACGCGGTGGTCATCGTGGATGCGCTCCACCACATGCCTCGGCATCGCGCTGTAATCGCGGAGGCGGCCCGCGTCCTGCGACCCGGCGGCGTCCTCGTGGTTCGTGAATTTGACCCCGAAACGCTCCGCGGGCGGGCGCTCGTCGCCGTGGAGCGGTTGGTGGGATTCGATTCGACGTTCGACACGCCTCACGAACTCGCCGGATTGATGAAGGCTGCGGGCCTTGAACCCGCGGTTCCCGACACCGGCTTTGGCTTCACCGTCGTCGGGCGGATGACTGAAAGCGAGACGCACATAGTCTCCGAGTCCTGA
- a CDS encoding GNAT family N-acetyltransferase, with amino-acid sequence MEYAVLGWPPDGPTLRLDYRAFSYAGKFVMSSTGKAVARDGEELVAAIAFNEDRTDETTLWLRYVTVKKARRGEGIGAELVSFATDAAHERGYETVKIAVNNPFAYEAVWKAGFGYTGEQTGLAELVCAHPGDRSRDRYQAGLDVFRSRDGLSAEELSFLEDKRSAQPPK; translated from the coding sequence ATGGAGTACGCGGTACTCGGCTGGCCGCCCGACGGGCCGACGCTCAGACTCGACTATCGCGCGTTTTCCTACGCCGGTAAGTTCGTCATGTCCAGTACCGGGAAGGCGGTGGCCCGAGACGGCGAGGAACTCGTGGCCGCCATCGCGTTCAACGAGGACCGAACCGACGAGACGACCCTCTGGTTGCGCTACGTGACGGTGAAGAAAGCACGTCGCGGCGAGGGCATCGGGGCTGAACTGGTCTCGTTTGCCACCGACGCGGCTCACGAGCGAGGGTACGAGACGGTGAAAATCGCCGTCAACAACCCCTTCGCCTACGAGGCAGTCTGGAAGGCAGGGTTTGGCTACACCGGGGAACAGACGGGGCTCGCAGAACTCGTCTGTGCGCACCCGGGCGACCGGTCTCGTGACCGTTACCAAGCGGGTCTCGACGTGTTTCGGAGCCGTGATGGACTCTCTGCGGAGGAACTGTCGTTTCTCGAAGACAAACGCTCCGCTCAGCCGCCGAAATAA
- a CDS encoding cold-shock protein, with translation MATGKVTFFHDRKGYGFIETDDYDDDVFFHMEDIGGPDLEEGQELEFDIVESDNGPRAQNVKRL, from the coding sequence ATGGCTACAGGCAAAGTGACCTTCTTCCACGACCGGAAGGGGTACGGATTTATCGAGACCGACGATTACGACGACGATGTGTTCTTCCACATGGAAGACATCGGCGGCCCCGACTTAGAAGAGGGTCAGGAGCTTGAATTCGACATTGTCGAATCGGACAACGGTCCTCGCGCACAGAACGTAAAGCGACTCTAG
- the fen gene encoding flap endonuclease-1 — translation MGNADLRQLAVIEDVSFDELGGSVVAVDAHNWLYRYLTTTVKWTRDEIYTTSGGEEVANLIGLIQGLPKFFEHDLTPVMVFDGAVVDFKADEIEERREQKKKAEKAAEEARERGDAIEAARQEARTIRLTDTIHQTTRDLLRLLDVPIIEAPAEGEAQAAYMARNGDVDYVGSEDYDALLLGAPYTLRQLTSKGDPELMDLEATLAKHDITWEQLVDIGILMGTDFNEGVSGIGPKTAVKLVKEHGDLWAVLEARDAYIEHADLIRGLFLEPDVTDDYEFNTDISPDLKAAKEYVTKTWEIPAAEVARGFERIEESVVQTGLDRWT, via the coding sequence ATGGGAAACGCAGACCTCCGCCAGCTCGCCGTCATCGAGGACGTGTCGTTCGACGAACTCGGAGGCTCCGTCGTGGCGGTGGACGCCCACAACTGGCTGTATCGCTACCTCACGACGACGGTCAAGTGGACCCGCGACGAAATCTACACCACGAGCGGCGGCGAGGAGGTCGCGAACCTCATCGGCCTGATTCAAGGTCTTCCCAAGTTCTTCGAACACGACCTCACGCCGGTGATGGTGTTCGACGGCGCCGTCGTCGATTTCAAAGCAGACGAAATCGAGGAGCGCCGCGAACAGAAGAAGAAGGCTGAGAAAGCTGCCGAGGAGGCACGAGAACGCGGCGACGCCATCGAGGCCGCCCGTCAGGAGGCGCGGACGATTCGCCTCACCGACACCATCCACCAGACGACTCGGGACCTGCTCAGGCTCCTCGACGTTCCCATCATCGAAGCACCCGCAGAAGGTGAAGCACAGGCCGCGTACATGGCCCGCAACGGCGACGTGGACTACGTCGGGAGCGAAGACTACGACGCGCTCTTGCTCGGCGCACCCTACACCCTGCGACAACTCACGAGCAAGGGCGACCCCGAACTGATGGACCTGGAAGCCACGCTTGCGAAACACGACATCACGTGGGAACAGCTGGTCGACATCGGGATTCTCATGGGCACTGACTTCAACGAGGGCGTCTCGGGCATCGGGCCGAAAACGGCCGTGAAGCTGGTCAAAGAACACGGCGACCTCTGGGCCGTCCTCGAAGCCAGAGACGCCTACATCGAACACGCGGACCTCATCCGCGGCCTGTTTCTCGAACCGGACGTAACCGACGACTACGAGTTCAACACCGACATTTCACCCGACCTGAAGGCCGCAAAGGAGTACGTCACCAAGACGTGGGAGATTCCGGCAGCCGAAGTCGCCCGCGGGTTCGAGCGCATCGAAGAATCCGTCGTCCAGACCGGCCTCGACCGCTGGACCTGA
- a CDS encoding BolA family protein, giving the protein MDLAAIERLIEENIEDAEATVSDPRNDGEHLAALVVSPAFEGKTLVQQHQMVYDALGEHMTTDIHALELKTYTPDEYTSHQ; this is encoded by the coding sequence ATGGACCTCGCAGCAATCGAGCGGCTCATCGAGGAGAACATCGAGGATGCAGAAGCCACCGTCAGCGACCCGCGAAACGACGGCGAACATCTCGCCGCCCTCGTCGTCTCGCCCGCCTTCGAAGGCAAGACGCTCGTCCAGCAACACCAGATGGTGTACGACGCCCTCGGCGAGCATATGACGACGGACATCCACGCCCTCGAACTGAAAACGTACACGCCCGACGAGTACACGTCACACCAATAG
- a CDS encoding ABC transporter ATP-binding protein: MAALTLEHVSKFFDDGGNQVVAVDDLSVEIEDGEFLVLVGPSGCGKSTTLRMIAGLETISEGELKLDGTRINDRQPQDRDIAMVFQSYALYPHMTVRANMRFGLEESSDLSSAEIDSRVEATADKLGIEPLLGRKPAELSGGQQQRVALGRAIVRDPAIFLMDEPLSNLDAKLRSQMRLELQQLQEDLGVTTVYVTHDQTEAMTMGDRIAILDDGELQQVATPLEAYHQPANRFVAGFIGDPSMNFFECAVEGDRLVADRLDYSLTGQRREAVAGEDRVTLGVRPDDIELVETATDPHDFEAVVDVVEPMGNENHIYLRFADDESETQFVVSERSLRPATAGDHVVVHIPEEAIHLFGDSGAALHNRTLESAPEPRP, from the coding sequence ATGGCAGCACTGACGCTCGAACACGTGAGCAAGTTCTTCGACGACGGCGGCAATCAGGTCGTCGCCGTAGACGACCTCTCCGTCGAAATCGAAGACGGCGAGTTCCTCGTTCTCGTCGGCCCGTCTGGCTGTGGGAAATCGACGACGCTCCGGATGATTGCCGGTCTCGAAACCATCTCCGAGGGTGAACTCAAACTCGACGGGACGCGCATCAACGACCGCCAGCCACAGGACCGAGACATCGCGATGGTGTTCCAGTCCTATGCGCTCTACCCACACATGACCGTCCGGGCGAACATGCGATTTGGCTTAGAAGAGTCGAGCGACCTTTCGTCGGCCGAAATCGACAGCAGAGTCGAGGCCACCGCCGATAAACTCGGCATCGAACCGTTGCTCGGTCGCAAGCCCGCGGAACTGTCTGGGGGCCAGCAACAGCGCGTCGCGCTCGGCCGCGCTATCGTCCGCGACCCGGCCATTTTCCTGATGGACGAACCGCTCTCGAATCTGGACGCAAAACTGCGTTCGCAGATGCGTCTCGAACTTCAGCAGTTACAGGAAGACCTCGGCGTGACGACGGTGTACGTCACCCACGACCAGACCGAGGCCATGACCATGGGCGACCGCATCGCCATCCTCGACGACGGCGAACTCCAGCAGGTGGCGACGCCGCTCGAAGCCTATCACCAGCCGGCCAATCGCTTCGTCGCCGGGTTCATCGGTGACCCGTCGATGAACTTCTTCGAGTGCGCCGTCGAGGGTGACCGGCTCGTCGCAGACAGGCTCGACTATTCACTCACCGGCCAGCGACGGGAGGCCGTGGCGGGCGAAGACAGAGTTACGCTCGGCGTCCGACCTGACGACATCGAACTCGTCGAGACGGCGACCGACCCACACGACTTCGAAGCCGTCGTGGACGTCGTCGAGCCGATGGGCAACGAAAACCACATCTACCTCCGCTTTGCCGACGACGAGTCCGAGACGCAGTTCGTCGTGAGCGAGCGAAGTCTTCGTCCGGCAACCGCGGGTGACCACGTCGTCGTCCACATTCCAGAAGAAGCGATTCATCTGTTCGGCGATTCCGGGGCGGCGCTTCACAATCGGACGCTCGAATCGGCCCCCGAACCCCGTCCCTGA
- a CDS encoding carbohydrate ABC transporter permease, whose product MSTEQTGLTARFEGLDWRRVWLYAVLLGFAGFYLAPLESGLTTAFKTQSAFFETTPFVPAFGDGFTVSAWMDAWATLQGPMVNSMLFAIPATVLSAVLGSLAAYGLTHVDWRGQVVVLLLFVAGVFIPYQSVLVPLSRFWTIVNLQSLLAGVPFLAERVGLIELTVTHTAYGIPICTVLFRGYYQTLNTEMLEAARLDGASLWRVYRKIVLPLSKPMFAVTLIYQFTNIWNDLLFALVLVTSPSNQVVTLALNELQGSMVTQYNLQMAGAFLAALPTLVVYVLFGDQFARGVAGET is encoded by the coding sequence ATGAGCACCGAACAGACCGGTCTCACCGCCCGTTTCGAGGGTCTCGACTGGCGACGCGTCTGGCTGTACGCCGTCCTCCTCGGCTTCGCTGGATTCTACCTCGCACCGCTCGAAAGCGGCCTCACGACGGCGTTCAAGACGCAGTCTGCGTTCTTCGAGACGACGCCGTTCGTCCCCGCATTTGGCGATGGCTTCACCGTCTCCGCCTGGATGGATGCGTGGGCCACGCTACAGGGACCGATGGTCAATAGCATGCTGTTCGCGATTCCAGCGACCGTCCTCTCTGCGGTTCTCGGCAGTCTCGCGGCGTATGGGCTGACCCACGTCGATTGGCGCGGACAGGTCGTGGTGTTGCTCCTGTTTGTCGCCGGCGTGTTCATTCCCTACCAGTCCGTGCTCGTCCCGCTCTCGCGGTTCTGGACCATCGTAAACCTGCAATCGCTGCTCGCGGGCGTGCCGTTCCTCGCGGAGCGGGTGGGCCTCATCGAGTTGACGGTGACCCACACGGCCTACGGGATTCCGATTTGTACCGTGCTCTTTCGGGGCTACTACCAGACGCTGAACACGGAGATGCTCGAAGCCGCGCGACTGGACGGCGCGTCGCTGTGGCGGGTTTACCGGAAAATCGTCCTCCCGCTCTCGAAGCCGATGTTCGCCGTGACGCTAATCTATCAGTTCACGAACATCTGGAACGACCTCCTGTTCGCACTGGTGCTCGTCACGTCCCCGTCGAATCAGGTCGTCACGCTTGCGCTGAACGAACTTCAGGGCTCGATGGTGACGCAGTACAACCTACAGATGGCAGGCGCGTTCCTCGCGGCGCTGCCGACGCTGGTCGTCTACGTCCTGTTCGGCGACCAATTCGCACGCGGGGTTGCAGGAGAAACATGA
- a CDS encoding carbohydrate ABC transporter permease yields MYSLLRRLRDRVRGGDESPARTDGGTVTETGTRRSLDSDFVRSLPFWLPPTLLVVLFVYGAVGWNFLISLTDWSGLGQPDYATVDFEMYGQLLADPTFITAARNTVVLLVAFTAVSLVLGLILAILVDRDIRFENTIRTVYLLPMSLSFVVTAIFWSWMYNPEIGLINVFLDTVGLGFLKQQWISDPQFKLAAVIFALMWQFSGYCMVVYLAGLRAIPSDQYEAAKVDGASTLRVYRRVIIPQLRGSTMSAAVVLMVFALKAFDFLYVLFGDTPGPSVDILSVMMFRQAFSSTNWAYGSAVATVLFLMALAVIGPYLAKQYQRGDL; encoded by the coding sequence ATGTACTCGTTGCTCAGGCGACTTCGTGACCGCGTTCGGGGCGGAGACGAATCACCCGCCCGAACCGACGGCGGGACCGTCACGGAGACGGGCACGCGCCGCTCGCTCGATAGTGACTTCGTTCGCTCGCTCCCGTTCTGGTTGCCCCCGACGCTGCTGGTCGTGCTGTTCGTCTACGGCGCGGTTGGCTGGAACTTCCTCATTTCGCTCACCGACTGGAGCGGCCTCGGCCAACCCGACTACGCGACCGTCGACTTCGAGATGTACGGCCAGCTGCTCGCAGACCCCACCTTCATCACCGCCGCGCGAAACACGGTCGTCTTGCTCGTCGCGTTCACGGCCGTCTCGCTCGTCCTCGGGCTAATTCTCGCCATCCTCGTCGACCGGGACATCCGGTTCGAGAACACGATTCGGACCGTGTACCTCCTGCCGATGAGCCTCTCGTTCGTCGTGACGGCCATCTTCTGGTCGTGGATGTACAACCCGGAAATCGGGCTGATAAACGTCTTTCTCGACACCGTCGGCCTCGGCTTCCTCAAACAGCAGTGGATTAGCGACCCGCAGTTCAAACTCGCCGCCGTCATCTTCGCGCTGATGTGGCAGTTCAGCGGCTACTGCATGGTCGTCTATCTCGCTGGATTGCGTGCGATTCCATCTGACCAGTACGAGGCCGCGAAAGTAGACGGCGCGAGCACGCTGCGCGTCTATCGGCGGGTCATCATCCCACAACTTCGCGGTTCGACGATGAGCGCCGCCGTCGTCCTCATGGTGTTCGCGCTCAAGGCGTTCGACTTCCTCTACGTCTTGTTCGGCGACACGCCCGGCCCCTCGGTGGATATCCTCTCGGTGATGATGTTCAGACAGGCGTTTTCGTCGACGAACTGGGCCTACGGCTCTGCGGTGGCGACGGTCCTGTTCCTGATGGCCCTCGCGGTCATCGGCCCGTATCTCGCCAAACAGTACCAGCGGGGTGACCTATGA
- a CDS encoding ABC transporter substrate-binding protein, with product MTETPSPQQSRRSYLKATALASTLGLSALAGCTGGGDEGNEGGGDGGNKLEVVHWWTAGGEKAALNALLEGFGEEYPDVEVENNPAPGGAGSALDTVVKNRVLNENPPSTFQIWPGKALAPYTESDTLNTLTESVWSSEMQDNYLGGVKDAAKANGEFVAVPINIHRLNNLFYNVDVVKQAGVDPASISDPKALVDAFETVASETDAVPMAQQTQSPWSTLQLWEAVFIGEHGTDAFLDLLSGNVAAHESAVKSSLTTVTEYEQYFNDDAGSIAWDQANGKIVNGDAAFIQQGDWAAGQYRAAENFEYDSQWGQVPFPGTEGVYTLVMDSFVFPKNNPSPAATEKFLKYCGSVDAQKRFNREKGSIPPRTDVPTDAFGPFLTKQIEDFKNSDTQPPTIAHGTGVTPEVKSSVEQAFSGFTEQWDVAAAYEGIKSAFE from the coding sequence ATGACAGAAACCCCCTCCCCACAGCAGTCCCGTCGTTCGTATCTCAAAGCAACCGCACTCGCAAGCACGCTCGGGCTCTCTGCGCTCGCCGGGTGTACCGGCGGTGGCGACGAGGGCAATGAGGGCGGCGGAGACGGCGGCAACAAACTCGAAGTGGTTCACTGGTGGACCGCCGGTGGCGAAAAAGCGGCGCTGAACGCCCTCCTCGAAGGATTTGGCGAGGAGTACCCAGATGTCGAAGTCGAGAACAACCCGGCTCCGGGCGGAGCAGGCAGTGCCCTCGACACGGTCGTGAAAAACCGCGTCCTGAACGAGAACCCCCCAAGTACATTCCAGATTTGGCCAGGGAAGGCGCTCGCCCCCTACACCGAGAGCGACACCCTCAACACGCTCACAGAGTCGGTCTGGAGCAGCGAGATGCAGGACAACTACCTCGGGGGCGTCAAAGACGCGGCGAAAGCCAACGGCGAGTTCGTCGCCGTTCCCATCAACATCCACCGCCTGAACAACCTGTTCTACAACGTCGATGTCGTCAAGCAGGCGGGTGTCGACCCCGCGTCCATCTCGGACCCGAAGGCGCTCGTCGATGCCTTCGAAACGGTCGCCTCGGAAACCGACGCGGTTCCGATGGCCCAGCAGACCCAATCGCCGTGGTCCACGCTCCAACTCTGGGAGGCCGTGTTCATCGGTGAGCATGGGACGGACGCCTTCCTCGACCTGCTCTCTGGTAATGTCGCAGCCCACGAGTCGGCGGTCAAATCGTCGCTCACCACCGTCACGGAGTACGAACAGTACTTCAACGACGACGCCGGGTCCATCGCCTGGGATCAGGCGAACGGGAAAATCGTGAACGGCGACGCCGCATTCATCCAGCAGGGCGACTGGGCGGCAGGCCAATACCGCGCTGCTGAGAACTTCGAGTACGACTCCCAGTGGGGACAGGTACCGTTCCCGGGAACCGAGGGTGTCTACACGCTCGTCATGGACTCGTTCGTCTTCCCGAAGAACAATCCGTCACCAGCTGCCACCGAGAAGTTCCTCAAATACTGTGGGTCGGTCGACGCACAGAAGCGGTTCAACCGAGAGAAAGGCTCCATTCCGCCGCGAACCGACGTCCCAACGGACGCCTTCGGGCCGTTCCTCACGAAGCAAATCGAGGACTTCAAGAACTCGGACACGCAGCCGCCGACTATCGCCCACGGCACGGGCGTCACGCCGGAGGTCAAGAGCAGCGTAGAGCAAGCGTTCTCCGGGTTCACCGAACAGTGGGACGTGGCGGCGGCCTACGAGGGCATCAAGAGCGCCTTCGAGTAA
- a CDS encoding aspartate ammonia-lyase: MSEEFRTEKDSLGEMQVPADAYWGAQTQRAIQNFPISGITFGRRFVRALGIVKKAAAQANKDLGMIPNDKADAIIEAADEVIAGDLDDQFPVDVFQTGSGTSSNMNANEVISNRATEIYGGEIGTREIHPNDHVNFGQSSNDVIPTAMHVAAYEAVEKDLRPALEQLRDALAAKEDEFDDVVKTGRTHLQDATPVRLGQEFGGYRTQVEKGLDRLDDIGPHLAELALGGTAVGTGLNTHPEFPPKAAEYIAEETGLAFREADNHFEAQAAHDAMGEAHGALRTIAGSTNKIANDLRLLASGPRNGLGEIDQPENQPGSSIMPGKVNPVVAEAVNQVHKQVVGNDAAVAAGAAEGQLDLNLYKPVLAYNFLQSTELLANSAAVFAERFVAKLEADREHCAEQVEQSMALATALNPQIGYDKASEVAKTALKEGKTVRQITLEKGYLTEAEVDEVLDPRKMTERGILSKDD; encoded by the coding sequence ATGAGCGAGGAATTCAGGACCGAGAAGGACAGCCTCGGAGAGATGCAGGTGCCAGCCGACGCCTACTGGGGTGCCCAGACCCAGCGCGCGATTCAGAACTTCCCAATTTCGGGGATTACGTTCGGTCGCCGGTTCGTCCGCGCCCTCGGCATCGTAAAAAAGGCCGCCGCACAGGCGAACAAGGACCTCGGCATGATTCCCAACGACAAGGCGGACGCCATCATCGAGGCCGCAGACGAGGTCATCGCGGGCGACTTAGACGACCAGTTCCCCGTCGACGTGTTCCAGACTGGTTCGGGAACCTCCTCGAACATGAACGCAAACGAGGTCATCTCGAATCGCGCCACCGAGATTTACGGCGGCGAAATCGGCACGCGCGAGATCCACCCGAACGACCACGTCAACTTCGGCCAGTCTTCTAACGACGTGATTCCGACGGCGATGCACGTCGCCGCCTACGAGGCAGTCGAGAAGGACCTCCGTCCGGCACTCGAACAGCTCCGCGACGCCCTCGCCGCGAAAGAAGACGAGTTCGACGACGTCGTGAAGACGGGCCGTACCCACCTCCAGGACGCCACGCCGGTTCGTCTCGGACAGGAGTTCGGCGGCTACCGCACACAGGTAGAGAAGGGACTCGACCGCCTCGACGACATCGGCCCGCACCTCGCCGAACTCGCCCTCGGCGGGACGGCCGTCGGCACGGGGCTCAACACACACCCAGAGTTTCCACCGAAAGCAGCCGAGTACATCGCAGAAGAGACCGGTCTCGCCTTCCGCGAAGCGGACAACCACTTCGAGGCGCAGGCCGCCCACGACGCCATGGGTGAGGCCCACGGCGCACTTCGCACCATCGCGGGTTCCACCAACAAAATCGCGAACGACCTGCGGCTGCTCGCCTCCGGCCCGCGAAACGGCCTCGGCGAAATCGACCAGCCGGAGAACCAGCCCGGCTCCTCCATCATGCCCGGAAAGGTCAACCCGGTCGTCGCGGAAGCGGTCAACCAGGTTCACAAGCAGGTCGTCGGTAACGACGCCGCCGTCGCCGCCGGGGCCGCGGAGGGTCAACTCGACTTGAACCTCTATAAACCGGTTCTCGCCTACAACTTCCTCCAGTCGACCGAACTGCTCGCGAACTCCGCTGCGGTGTTCGCAGAGCGCTTCGTCGCCAAACTCGAAGCCGACCGCGAACACTGCGCCGAGCAGGTCGAACAGAGCATGGCGCTCGCCACGGCGCTCAACCCGCAAATCGGCTACGACAAGGCCTCCGAAGTCGCGAAGACGGCGCTCAAAGAGGGCAAGACCGTCCGGCAGATCACGCTCGAAAAGGGATATCTCACCGAAGCAGAGGTAGACGAGGTCTTAGACCCACGGAAGATGACCGAGCGCGGCATCCTCAGTAAGGACGACTGA
- a CDS encoding DUF47 domain-containing protein → MSTQETADLPTAVVETTGIFMDGIRECVTCLETTLDAYPDDWDRVRDSVLRLSAREAQCDRTGRRVQTLVGRRQSPNFTGLYLRADDFVEYVDDVDRIANHAERFANELLAIQPDIPDVVHEGLREMAELTVEATVALVNATTHYVESLCNPTLNPTLPTVEEDIRTLEVTCDEKQYDLLSTIFDPGASVNALVLRELLFALDDVTNAVEDALDQLLYMSTSQV, encoded by the coding sequence ATGAGCACGCAGGAGACGGCGGACCTTCCAACGGCGGTGGTCGAAACGACTGGCATCTTTATGGACGGGATTCGAGAGTGCGTCACCTGTCTCGAGACGACGCTCGACGCCTACCCCGACGACTGGGATCGCGTCCGTGACAGCGTCCTCAGGCTGAGCGCCAGAGAGGCCCAGTGTGACCGCACTGGTAGGCGAGTACAGACGCTCGTCGGCCGTCGTCAGTCGCCGAACTTCACTGGCCTCTACCTCCGTGCAGACGATTTCGTCGAGTACGTAGACGACGTCGACCGCATCGCGAACCACGCAGAGCGCTTCGCGAACGAACTGCTCGCCATTCAACCGGACATCCCCGACGTGGTCCACGAGGGCCTCCGTGAGATGGCGGAACTGACCGTCGAGGCGACGGTCGCGCTCGTCAACGCGACGACCCACTACGTCGAATCGCTCTGTAACCCTACTCTTAACCCGACGCTGCCCACTGTCGAAGAAGACATTCGCACGCTCGAAGTCACCTGCGACGAGAAACAGTACGACCTCCTCTCGACCATCTTCGACCCCGGGGCCTCGGTGAACGCGCTCGTCCTCCGGGAACTCCTGTTCGCACTCGACGACGTCACCAATGCTGTCGAAGACGCCCTCGACCAATTGCTCTACATGAGCACCTCGCAGGTCTAG